The Thalassoroseus pseudoceratinae genome has a segment encoding these proteins:
- a CDS encoding Gfo/Idh/MocA family protein yields MSQLNRPSRRQFLQGLAAAGAAGMVLPASERAFGYESPNERPVFATIGLRNQGWGITNKSFKFADFAALADVDANVLEQNVAKTEQRQKKKPDAYKDYRKILDRKDIDAVMIATPDHWHTKIAVEAMLAGKDVYCEKPLTLTIDEGKLIEKMVKMTGRVFQVGTMQRTESGQRFLKAIALIRAGRIGKVKKVTCGINGMIGSPEIPEAPVPAGLDWDFWLGPAEKVAYRALPEMRKGYGGGVPLYSNCHYSFRNWHEYSGGKLTDWGAHHVDIACWALGASDTGPSKITPIEYNLPVEYKDGNPVVHDRYNAATSFRIQVDMPDDVEMIITSEGDNGILFEGTKGRFFVNRGKIVGKPVEELADNPLPDGAIEEVYGGKVSANHTANFIEAMESRKQPISDVWSHNRMLEICHLSNIAMRLGRPLKWDPVKRQVIDDEQANSFLSRENRKGFEINI; encoded by the coding sequence ATGTCTCAATTGAATCGGCCATCGCGTCGTCAGTTTTTGCAAGGTCTTGCGGCCGCCGGAGCCGCGGGCATGGTTCTGCCGGCAAGTGAACGTGCCTTCGGTTATGAGTCGCCCAACGAACGCCCTGTGTTTGCAACTATCGGGCTTCGCAATCAGGGGTGGGGAATCACGAACAAATCGTTTAAATTCGCGGATTTCGCCGCCTTGGCCGACGTCGATGCCAATGTCCTCGAACAGAATGTCGCCAAGACCGAACAGCGACAAAAGAAGAAACCCGACGCTTATAAAGACTATCGCAAAATTCTCGATCGCAAGGATATTGATGCGGTCATGATCGCCACGCCGGACCACTGGCACACAAAAATTGCCGTGGAAGCCATGCTCGCTGGCAAAGATGTGTACTGTGAGAAACCGCTGACACTCACGATCGACGAAGGCAAATTGATCGAAAAAATGGTCAAAATGACCGGCCGCGTCTTCCAAGTCGGCACGATGCAACGGACTGAGTCCGGCCAACGCTTTTTGAAAGCGATTGCTCTGATTCGTGCGGGACGGATCGGCAAAGTCAAGAAAGTGACGTGTGGCATCAACGGGATGATTGGTTCGCCAGAAATTCCCGAAGCCCCCGTGCCAGCCGGGTTGGATTGGGATTTCTGGTTGGGACCAGCCGAGAAAGTTGCTTATCGCGCTCTGCCGGAAATGCGAAAAGGCTACGGCGGCGGCGTGCCACTTTACAGCAACTGTCACTACTCATTCCGCAACTGGCATGAGTATTCCGGCGGAAAGCTGACCGACTGGGGGGCCCATCACGTCGACATCGCCTGCTGGGCGCTCGGGGCCAGCGACACGGGACCAAGCAAAATTACTCCCATCGAGTACAACCTGCCCGTCGAATACAAAGACGGCAACCCGGTTGTGCACGACCGATACAATGCGGCGACCAGTTTCCGCATTCAGGTCGATATGCCCGACGACGTGGAAATGATCATCACCAGCGAAGGCGATAACGGCATCCTCTTCGAAGGTACGAAGGGCCGGTTCTTCGTCAATCGTGGCAAGATCGTCGGCAAACCTGTCGAAGAACTCGCCGACAACCCGCTTCCCGATGGTGCCATCGAAGAAGTTTATGGCGGCAAAGTCAGTGCCAACCACACGGCGAATTTCATCGAAGCGATGGAGTCACGCAAGCAACCGATTTCCGATGTTTGGTCGCACAACCGAATGCTCGAAATCTGTCACTTGTCTAACATCGCCATGCGACTCGGACGCCCATTGAAATGGGATCCGGTGAAACGCCAAGTCATCGATGACGAGCAAGCGAACTCATTCCTTTCGCGGGAAAATCGCAAAGGTTTTGAGATTAATATCTAA
- a CDS encoding TolC family protein: MRRKWISTGVLFATLGGFSGCANTSRVEPLATPESRGGTSSHGESATGLSSTPNSLPACRPIRSVKESQNTSIQLVDDRSRGTEDAMPLVPAPNAVLDAKTENLSVEMVPEAVPSDAIQMNLPTVLSMIGGQHPVVGFARWRVQEAYAELDRARVLWLPSIQPGFSYHKHDGNYQASDGDIVDVNRNSLQYGLGAGATGAGTTNTRPGLIAQFHLADAIFQPEIAEKTAWARGHAASGVLNDQLRDAALAYQNLLDAEQDLRIIEDTRSRTADLAKITNDYAEAGEGLQADADRLKTELMLVDNRLVSARERIEVASANLAQTLSIDAGRPIVPLDPTVMPLELATLDAEPSALIPIGLSNRPELKEAQALVAAACERYQREKYAPLVPSLLMGFSTGDFGGGLGTEVDDVASRYDFDAVVTWEIRQLGFGESAARRESQALVEQAKYAKLRTMDRVAREIVEAHSQVRHRRHRIEITRQAIETAEDSYERNLSRIEDGQGLPLEVLQSVQALEDARRAYLRAVIEYNEAQFRLQWALGWPVDSTNHF; the protein is encoded by the coding sequence ATGCGACGTAAATGGATTTCGACTGGCGTTCTCTTTGCGACACTGGGGGGATTTTCCGGCTGTGCGAACACGAGCCGAGTCGAGCCATTGGCAACACCGGAAAGTCGCGGCGGAACGTCGAGCCACGGGGAGTCCGCAACGGGATTGTCATCGACACCAAATTCCCTACCCGCCTGCCGTCCGATTCGCAGCGTCAAGGAAAGCCAAAACACATCCATTCAACTTGTAGACGATCGTAGCCGCGGGACCGAGGATGCAATGCCGTTGGTCCCGGCACCGAACGCAGTGCTGGATGCGAAGACCGAGAACCTTTCCGTCGAAATGGTTCCAGAAGCCGTTCCGTCCGATGCGATTCAGATGAATTTGCCGACGGTGCTCTCGATGATTGGCGGTCAACATCCGGTTGTGGGGTTTGCTCGGTGGCGAGTGCAAGAAGCTTATGCGGAGTTGGATCGGGCTCGGGTTCTTTGGTTGCCTTCGATTCAACCAGGATTCAGTTATCACAAGCACGACGGGAACTACCAGGCGAGCGACGGTGATATTGTCGACGTCAACCGAAACTCGTTGCAGTATGGTCTCGGTGCCGGTGCAACGGGGGCGGGCACGACGAATACCAGACCCGGCCTGATTGCTCAATTCCATCTGGCCGATGCAATCTTCCAACCCGAAATTGCCGAGAAAACCGCCTGGGCTCGTGGACACGCCGCGAGCGGTGTCCTCAATGATCAACTCCGTGATGCCGCCCTCGCCTATCAAAACCTTCTGGATGCCGAACAAGATTTGCGGATTATCGAAGACACCCGCAGCCGAACGGCCGATCTTGCGAAGATCACAAACGATTACGCGGAAGCCGGTGAGGGTCTGCAAGCGGACGCCGATCGACTGAAAACAGAGCTCATGCTGGTCGACAACCGTTTGGTCTCCGCACGGGAGCGGATCGAAGTTGCGTCGGCGAACTTGGCGCAGACTCTCAGTATTGACGCCGGTCGTCCGATTGTCCCTCTAGATCCCACTGTGATGCCGTTGGAATTGGCAACGCTCGACGCGGAACCTTCAGCATTGATTCCGATTGGGCTATCCAACCGGCCGGAATTGAAGGAAGCCCAAGCCCTTGTCGCGGCCGCTTGCGAGCGATATCAACGCGAAAAATACGCACCGCTCGTGCCCAGCTTGCTGATGGGGTTCAGTACCGGCGACTTCGGCGGCGGATTAGGCACCGAAGTCGACGACGTGGCGAGTCGTTACGACTTCGATGCCGTAGTGACGTGGGAAATTCGACAACTTGGCTTTGGTGAGTCAGCGGCTCGACGGGAATCACAGGCACTCGTCGAGCAAGCGAAATACGCGAAACTTCGCACGATGGATCGGGTGGCGCGTGAGATCGTCGAAGCCCATTCGCAGGTTCGTCATCGTCGTCATCGCATCGAAATCACTCGGCAGGCCATCGAAACCGCCGAAGATTCCTACGAACGCAATCTGAGTCGAATTGAGGATGGGCAAGGTCTTCCGCTGGAAGTTTTGCAGTCTGTGCAAGCTTTGGAAGACGCACGGCGGGCGTACCTTCGTGCCGTCATCGAGTACAACGAAGCCCAATTTCGCTTGCAATGGGCACTTGGTTGGCCCGTGGACTCGACGAATCACTTTTGA